One window of Leifsonia sp. AK011 genomic DNA carries:
- the treY gene encoding malto-oligosyltrehalose synthase: protein MTVPAPLSRVPVSTYRLQIRESFDLFEAAKLVDYLRDLGADWVYLSPLLEATAGSDHGYDVVNHSRVDPARGGAEGLAAASAAARDHGLGVLIDIVPNHVGVSVPRENSWWWDVLTLGRASRYAEAFDIDWDFGGGRLRIPVLGDPSEGSASAIDDLSIVDGELDYYGLRFPIAPGTLGDDPAEVHDRQNYELVDWRRADAELNYRRFFAVNSLAGIRVEVPWVFEESHVEIVRWFTEGLADGLRVDHPDGLLDPGGYLDDLARATGSPYVLVEKILEGDEPLPPHWQAAGTTGYDALSDIDRVLVDPRGRVRLDRLEESLHDDEAPAWHDLIHDTRRGIADGILRSEILRIARLVPDIDTAADAIAEVTACFPVYRSYLPYGLEHLETALAEAAERRPDLAATLGSLGSVLRDPGHPAAQRLQQTTGMVMAKGVEDTAFYRYARLASLTEVGGDPAEFSIGVDEFHARQEKRQATFPASLTTLTTHDTKRGEDVRARIDVLSEIPEQWRRTLGALREISPLDDGPLESLLWESIIGAWPASRERLQEYAIKASREAGVSTTWTSPNEAFEKALAALVDSAFDNPDARAEVEAIVALTSAPGWSNSLSAKLLQITGPGVPDVYQGSEFWETSLVDPDNRRPVDFDERRAALAALDAGTLPPIDESGHAKLLVTSRALRLRRDRPDLFTRYAPMTVVGERAGHLVAFDRGGAVTLATRLPVGLADAGGWGDTTVLLPQREMVDVLTGDVHQGGELHVASVLGRYPVALLAAS, encoded by the coding sequence ATGACCGTGCCCGCCCCGCTGTCACGCGTTCCGGTCTCGACGTACCGTCTGCAGATCCGAGAGAGCTTCGACCTGTTCGAGGCGGCGAAACTCGTCGACTACCTGCGCGACCTCGGTGCCGATTGGGTCTACCTGTCCCCGTTGCTCGAGGCCACCGCGGGTTCTGACCACGGCTACGACGTGGTGAACCACTCGCGCGTTGACCCGGCGCGCGGCGGTGCCGAGGGCCTCGCCGCAGCTTCGGCGGCAGCCCGCGATCACGGGCTCGGCGTGCTCATCGATATCGTGCCGAACCACGTGGGTGTCTCGGTGCCGCGCGAGAACTCGTGGTGGTGGGACGTGCTCACGCTCGGTCGCGCCTCGCGCTACGCGGAGGCGTTCGACATCGACTGGGACTTCGGCGGCGGTCGCCTCCGGATCCCGGTGCTCGGTGACCCCTCCGAGGGCTCCGCGTCGGCGATCGACGACCTGAGCATCGTCGACGGAGAGCTCGACTACTACGGACTGCGGTTCCCCATTGCCCCCGGCACACTCGGCGACGACCCTGCCGAGGTTCACGATCGGCAGAACTACGAGCTTGTCGACTGGCGTCGGGCCGACGCCGAGCTCAACTACCGGCGCTTCTTCGCGGTCAACTCCCTCGCGGGCATCCGCGTGGAGGTGCCGTGGGTGTTCGAGGAGTCGCACGTGGAGATCGTGCGCTGGTTCACGGAGGGCCTCGCGGACGGCCTCCGGGTGGATCATCCCGACGGCCTGCTCGACCCCGGCGGCTACCTCGATGACCTCGCCCGCGCGACCGGGTCGCCGTACGTGCTCGTGGAGAAGATCCTCGAGGGCGACGAGCCCCTCCCGCCGCACTGGCAGGCCGCGGGAACCACGGGGTATGACGCGCTCTCGGACATCGATCGGGTGCTCGTCGACCCGCGCGGTCGCGTGCGGCTCGACCGGCTCGAGGAGAGCCTGCACGACGACGAGGCGCCCGCGTGGCACGACCTCATCCATGACACGCGTCGAGGCATCGCCGACGGCATCCTGCGCTCCGAGATCCTGCGGATCGCGCGCCTGGTGCCCGACATCGACACTGCGGCGGATGCCATCGCCGAGGTCACCGCATGCTTCCCCGTCTATCGCAGCTACCTGCCGTATGGCCTCGAGCACCTCGAGACCGCGCTCGCCGAGGCCGCGGAACGTCGGCCGGACCTGGCCGCGACGCTCGGCTCGCTCGGGTCCGTGCTGCGCGACCCCGGGCATCCCGCTGCCCAGCGCCTCCAGCAGACGACCGGCATGGTGATGGCCAAGGGTGTCGAGGACACCGCTTTCTACCGCTACGCGCGGCTGGCCTCGCTCACCGAGGTCGGCGGTGACCCCGCCGAGTTCTCGATCGGCGTCGACGAGTTCCACGCCAGGCAGGAGAAGCGTCAGGCGACCTTCCCGGCATCCCTTACGACCCTCACGACTCACGACACCAAACGCGGCGAGGACGTCCGCGCTCGCATCGACGTGCTCTCGGAGATCCCCGAGCAGTGGCGACGCACCCTCGGTGCCCTGCGCGAGATCTCCCCGCTCGACGACGGCCCGCTCGAGAGCCTGCTCTGGGAGTCCATCATCGGCGCATGGCCCGCGTCCCGAGAGCGGCTGCAGGAGTACGCGATCAAGGCCTCGCGCGAGGCCGGGGTCTCCACGACGTGGACCTCGCCGAACGAGGCGTTCGAGAAGGCGCTCGCCGCCCTCGTCGACTCGGCGTTCGACAACCCCGATGCGCGAGCGGAGGTCGAGGCGATCGTCGCCCTGACCTCGGCCCCCGGCTGGAGCAACTCCCTCTCCGCGAAGCTACTGCAGATCACCGGGCCCGGCGTGCCCGACGTCTACCAGGGCAGCGAGTTCTGGGAGACATCCCTCGTCGACCCCGACAACCGCCGGCCGGTCGACTTCGACGAACGGCGCGCGGCGCTCGCTGCGCTGGATGCCGGCACCCTCCCGCCCATCGACGAGTCAGGCCACGCCAAGCTCCTCGTGACCTCACGTGCCCTCCGTCTCCGTCGGGATCGCCCCGACCTGTTCACCCGCTACGCCCCGATGACCGTTGTCGGCGAGCGAGCCGGGCACCTCGTCGCCTTCGACCGTGGCGGCGCGGTGACCCTCGCCACACGCCTCCCGGTGGGGCTCGCGGATGCCGGCGGCTGGGGTGACACGACAGTGCTGCTACCCCAGCGCGAGATGGTCGACGTGCTGACGGGCGACGTGCACCAGGGCGGCGAGCTGCACGTGGCATCCGTTCTCGGGCGCTACCCCGTTGCTCTTCTGGCGGCATCGTGA